One window of Paroedura picta isolate Pp20150507F chromosome 2, Ppicta_v3.0, whole genome shotgun sequence genomic DNA carries:
- the IFITM10 gene encoding interferon-induced transmembrane protein 10 isoform X1 gives METKSCKGDSLRPPIQCKHSVEKKTMTNPTTVIEIYPDTTEVNDYYLWSIFNFVYLNFCCLGFIALAYSLKEQMILPSTAWNLLKKTLWICGKKYRTWERRLCFHQFYLFTVNLPVRPTVLVREAMLDQTNGPSSLTFCAIRRSHSTARTKHQEYRTSLLYT, from the exons ATGGAGACCAAGAGCTGCAAAGGGGATAGCCTTCGGCCACCtatccagtgcaagcactctgtagAGAAGAAGACGATGACTAATCCCACCACGGTGATTGAAATCTACCCAGACACCACCGAGGTGAACGATTACTATCTCTGGTCCATCTTCAACTTTGTATACCTCAATTTCTGCTGTCTGGGTTTCATTGCCTTGGCATATTCTCTGAAA gaacaaatgatactgcccagcacagcGTGGaacctattaaaaaagactttgtggatctgtgGAAAAAAGTATAGGACCTGGgagcgcaggttgtgttttcatcagttctacCT ttttacagtcaACCTACCAGTGAGGCCTACAGTTctcgtaagagaagccatgttggatcagacaaatggcccatccagtctaacattCTGCGCCATCAGGAGATCCCACAGTACAGCCAgaaccaagcaccaagaatacagaacatcactgctCTATACATAG